Proteins from a single region of Chryseobacterium sp. T16E-39:
- a CDS encoding type I restriction enzyme HsdR N-terminal domain-containing protein yields the protein MELPKLNFRETFDFKFKKDKDKFFIYDLVRKTYLLLTPEEWVRQHWIHYYLTVKSYSVSALITEKKIVLNGLTKRIDLLITEKTQPKILIECKAPQIKLTEKTFEQTARYNSIIGAEEIILTNGLQHINAYYENDQYQFYKADH from the coding sequence ATGGAACTTCCAAAACTGAATTTTAGAGAAACTTTTGATTTTAAATTCAAGAAGGACAAAGATAAGTTTTTTATTTATGATTTAGTTCGTAAAACTTACCTTTTGCTTACCCCTGAAGAATGGGTAAGACAGCATTGGATACACTATTATCTTACGGTAAAGTCTTATTCTGTATCTGCGTTGATTACAGAAAAGAAGATCGTTTTAAATGGCCTCACCAAAAGAATTGACCTTCTGATCACAGAAAAAACTCAGCCAAAAATTTTGATCGAGTGTAAAGCTCCCCAGATCAAATTAACAGAAAAAACTTTTGAACAGACCGCAAGGTATAATTCTATTATTGGTGCTGAAGAAATTATTCTTACGAATGGTTTACAGCATATTAATGCCTATTATGAAAATGACCAATATCAGTTTTATAAAGCCGATCATTAA
- a CDS encoding bacteriocin-like protein — MKNLKKISRDQLKITNGGAVTCAEICCPPPGVKRCPWLYCFAPCEILS; from the coding sequence ATGAAAAATTTAAAAAAAATTTCAAGAGATCAATTGAAGATCACTAATGGTGGAGCCGTAACCTGTGCTGAAATATGCTGTCCACCTCCAGGAGTAAAAAGATGTCCATGGCTGTATTGTTTTGCACCATGTGAAATATTAAGTTAA
- a CDS encoding cupin domain-containing protein, with protein sequence MKKYKIQKSPFVVPTTDGKLIEEHWGNSTQNSNVSIAHMVAPPDWSEPHQTPQFDEFTIIISGKKQFEIDGEIVILEKGQSILVEKGARVRYSNPFTEPCEYIAICLPAFSMDLVNREE encoded by the coding sequence ATGAAAAAATATAAAATTCAAAAATCCCCGTTTGTAGTTCCTACAACAGACGGAAAATTAATTGAAGAACATTGGGGAAATTCTACCCAGAATTCCAATGTGTCTATCGCTCATATGGTAGCACCTCCTGATTGGAGTGAGCCACACCAAACCCCACAGTTTGATGAGTTTACCATCATTATTTCCGGTAAAAAACAGTTTGAAATAGATGGTGAAATTGTCATCCTTGAAAAAGGGCAAAGTATTCTTGTGGAGAAAGGAGCGCGAGTGCGATACAGCAACCCTTTTACAGAACCATGCGAGTATATTGCTATTTGTCTTCCCGCCTTTTCTATGGATCTTGTGAATAGAGAGGAGTAG
- a CDS encoding alpha/beta fold hydrolase has product MKNLIKFNQLFKPLLMVFVMMLTASSLYGQKIKPSSSGYVPVNGIKMYYEVYGEGKPIILLHGAFMTIDMNWGQLIPELSKNRKVIAVELQGHGHTEFSERKLSQATLASDVVGLMDYLKIESADVAGYSFGGAIAYQFAIQNPKRLNSLVIISATYKSSGWIPEVGNAFKKMKPEMFTGSPLQTAYDAVAPDKTKWTKFLQQMMATAGEPFDLGDANIAKISAPVLIIAGDNDGLDKIELMKTYKLLGGGVSADMGAMPKSQLAIVPGQGHVSLMMQTSTILNYLNNFLK; this is encoded by the coding sequence ATGAAAAATTTAATCAAATTCAATCAACTCTTTAAACCATTGCTAATGGTTTTTGTTATGATGCTTACAGCATCATCATTATATGGACAGAAAATCAAACCGTCAAGTAGTGGATACGTACCTGTAAATGGTATCAAGATGTATTACGAAGTGTATGGAGAGGGTAAACCGATCATTTTATTGCATGGTGCTTTTATGACAATTGATATGAACTGGGGGCAGCTGATTCCGGAATTATCAAAAAATAGAAAAGTAATAGCAGTTGAATTGCAGGGACATGGACATACAGAGTTTTCGGAAAGGAAATTATCTCAGGCTACTTTAGCAAGTGACGTAGTAGGGCTAATGGACTACCTGAAAATTGAGAGTGCCGATGTTGCGGGCTATAGTTTTGGGGGGGCAATAGCGTATCAGTTTGCTATTCAAAACCCTAAAAGACTAAATAGTTTAGTGATTATTTCTGCCACCTATAAAAGTAGCGGCTGGATACCCGAAGTAGGCAATGCTTTTAAGAAAATGAAACCTGAAATGTTTACAGGTAGTCCTTTACAGACTGCATATGACGCTGTAGCACCTGATAAAACAAAATGGACAAAGTTCTTGCAACAGATGATGGCCACTGCCGGAGAACCATTCGATTTAGGTGATGCTAATATTGCGAAAATTTCTGCACCTGTATTAATTATAGCTGGAGATAATGACGGACTGGATAAAATTGAGTTGATGAAAACCTATAAATTACTAGGTGGTGGTGTTTCTGCGGATATGGGAGCGATGCCAAAATCACAATTGGCTATTGTTCCCGGACAGGGGCATGTAAGCCTGATGATGCAGACTTCAACAATTTTAAACTATTTGAATAATTTTCTAAAATAA
- a CDS encoding DUF6134 family protein, giving the protein MKALLIFSVMLFNYFQPDIAPPTSKEYLNYSIIKDNKIIGNIRVERSLKDDVTEYLFESRAKVKILYSIEIYDKMGVTFKQNILQQAKLYRTMNGKLKVNNTATWNGSFYNLSDKDGANGSLKQSIFSSTASLYFNEPEKIKSVFSEKFQKMIPIQKINSKKYKIDLPNGNTTTYTYNNGICTLVEANTDFANLKFVLDTNLNKIN; this is encoded by the coding sequence ATGAAAGCACTCCTGATTTTTTCGGTCATGTTGTTTAATTATTTTCAACCCGATATTGCACCACCGACCAGCAAAGAATATCTGAATTATTCTATTATAAAAGACAATAAAATCATTGGTAATATCCGTGTGGAACGTTCTTTGAAAGACGATGTTACCGAATATCTTTTTGAATCCCGAGCCAAAGTAAAAATACTTTACAGTATTGAGATTTATGACAAAATGGGGGTCACCTTTAAACAGAATATTCTGCAGCAGGCCAAACTTTATCGAACAATGAACGGGAAACTGAAAGTGAACAATACTGCTACCTGGAACGGAAGTTTTTATAATCTTTCGGACAAAGATGGAGCCAATGGTTCTCTAAAACAGTCTATTTTCAGCTCTACGGCAAGTCTGTATTTTAATGAGCCTGAAAAAATAAAATCTGTTTTTTCAGAGAAATTCCAAAAAATGATTCCTATCCAGAAGATTAATTCTAAAAAATACAAGATCGATCTGCCGAACGGAAACACTACTACGTACACATACAACAATGGAATTTGCACTTTGGTCGAGGCCAATACAGATTTTGCAAACTTAAAGTTTGTTCTTGATACAAACCTAAATAAGATCAATTAA
- a CDS encoding lipase family protein, with protein sequence MEQQEKPTVAAVATESDKVNALKYAGAIQMAVGVGKYAPPDQDYYPDKEAYYKVYNDPSFALVRDVDFLANFNIQYTIQVKENVATMDGKEIVILPEEYLSYYGYIAMEANPTDPKNPICVVAFRGTQTLFESYEDKRFAEESFIEYDNMGKCKIPQGFHEMLKKAQIVPLKNSGNTGRASLFEFARNPGVLFGGNAPKYITAIGYSLGATMATYFAALATLKGRDNVRLFTFASPRVGNFNFITWAAQLIKENNIVRSYNSADEVPTLPDWPSINGNRCLHVPGKEFQVDSTNDYKHVRPGPECAHQLSVYMYLMDSSKNPNVVGAGGHKDCMPVTEK encoded by the coding sequence ATGGAACAACAAGAAAAACCAACGGTAGCAGCTGTTGCTACTGAATCTGACAAAGTAAATGCCCTTAAGTATGCCGGCGCTATTCAAATGGCGGTCGGTGTTGGTAAATACGCTCCGCCGGACCAGGACTATTATCCTGATAAGGAAGCATATTATAAAGTATATAACGATCCTAGCTTTGCCCTTGTGCGAGATGTTGATTTTTTGGCTAATTTCAATATACAATACACAATACAGGTCAAGGAAAATGTGGCCACGATGGACGGCAAGGAGATCGTAATATTACCGGAGGAGTACTTATCCTACTATGGTTATATCGCAATGGAAGCAAATCCCACCGATCCTAAAAATCCGATTTGCGTGGTAGCCTTTCGTGGTACACAAACTCTTTTTGAATCATATGAAGATAAAAGATTTGCAGAGGAGTCCTTCATAGAGTATGACAATATGGGTAAATGCAAAATCCCACAAGGCTTTCATGAAATGTTGAAAAAGGCCCAGATTGTACCGCTGAAGAATAGTGGAAATACTGGCCGGGCTTCGTTATTTGAGTTTGCAAGAAATCCGGGCGTCCTTTTTGGAGGGAACGCGCCCAAATATATAACGGCTATAGGATATAGTCTGGGTGCTACAATGGCTACTTATTTTGCTGCACTGGCAACCTTGAAAGGCAGGGATAATGTCCGCCTCTTTACCTTTGCATCGCCAAGGGTAGGAAACTTTAATTTTATTACCTGGGCTGCCCAACTAATTAAAGAAAATAACATAGTTCGAAGTTATAACAGTGCCGATGAGGTTCCTACACTTCCTGACTGGCCTAGTATCAATGGTAATCGTTGTTTACATGTACCTGGTAAAGAATTTCAAGTGGATTCTACTAATGATTATAAACATGTTAGACCTGGTCCGGAATGTGCACATCAATTGTCCGTTTATATGTACCTGATGGACAGTAGTAAAAACCCCAATGTTGTTGGTGCTGGCGGTCATAAAGATTGTATGCCCGTAACAGAAAAATAG
- the trxB gene encoding thioredoxin-disulfide reductase, producing the protein MEQNILDCVIVGSGPSGFTAAIYAARADLKPELFTGLEPGGQLTTTTEVDNFPGYPAGITGPEMMMDLQKQAERFDTKVHYEMITKAEFSKEVGGVHKLYAGNKEILAKTVIISTGATAKYLGLDDEKKYNGGGVSACATCDGFFYRGKDVVVVGAGDTAAEEATYLAKLVNKVTMLVRKDEFRASKAMIHRVQNTPNIEVKFHHELIGIEGENNLVERAVVINNQNQEKSTVDVHGIFIAIGHKPNTGIFAGQINLDENGYIVTEKGSTRTNLPGVFAAGDVQDHIYRQAITAAGSGCMAAIDAEKYLAELH; encoded by the coding sequence ATGGAGCAAAATATTTTAGATTGTGTAATCGTTGGATCAGGGCCTTCTGGATTTACAGCGGCAATTTATGCGGCAAGAGCAGATCTTAAACCTGAATTGTTTACAGGTTTGGAGCCAGGCGGACAATTAACAACAACAACGGAGGTTGATAACTTTCCCGGATATCCTGCAGGTATTACAGGTCCTGAAATGATGATGGATTTGCAAAAACAGGCAGAAAGATTTGATACCAAAGTTCATTATGAAATGATCACGAAAGCCGAGTTTTCTAAGGAAGTAGGAGGGGTACATAAATTATATGCGGGAAACAAGGAGATTTTGGCAAAAACGGTAATTATCTCTACTGGGGCTACTGCAAAGTACCTGGGTCTGGATGATGAGAAAAAATATAATGGTGGAGGTGTTTCTGCATGTGCTACTTGTGACGGATTTTTCTATAGAGGAAAAGACGTTGTGGTAGTAGGAGCAGGAGATACAGCAGCTGAAGAAGCGACTTATCTTGCTAAATTGGTGAATAAAGTGACCATGTTGGTGAGAAAAGATGAGTTCAGAGCTTCAAAAGCGATGATCCACAGAGTTCAGAACACACCTAATATTGAAGTGAAATTTCACCATGAGTTAATTGGTATTGAAGGTGAAAATAATTTGGTAGAAAGAGCGGTAGTGATCAACAATCAAAATCAGGAGAAATCTACAGTTGACGTTCACGGAATTTTTATCGCTATCGGTCACAAACCGAATACAGGTATTTTTGCCGGACAAATTAACCTTGATGAGAACGGATATATCGTGACTGAAAAAGGATCTACAAGAACGAATCTTCCTGGTGTTTTTGCGGCAGGTGACGTTCAGGACCATATATACAGACAAGCAATTACAGCAGCAGGAAGTGGATGTATGGCGGCAATTGATGCTGAGAAGTACCTTGCAGAGTTACATTAA
- a CDS encoding DUF2911 domain-containing protein, producing MKKLLFAVCLSVSALSFAQDYSVPAASPRQKVEQQFSMSKISIDYGRPGVKGRKIFGELVPYGQVWRAGANSSTKITFGQAVNFGGKTVPAGTYGLFIVPTEKEWKVILNKDFQQWGAYTYDAKQDVVDITVPVNKLADKQEWFEITLNPTDENSGNLVIKWDMAQAEVALKPAKLDAVIKISDKLKEIKKIETDAAKTKS from the coding sequence GTGAAAAAATTACTATTTGCAGTTTGCCTGTCAGTGTCAGCTTTAAGTTTTGCTCAGGACTATTCTGTACCGGCGGCAAGTCCGCGTCAAAAGGTGGAACAACAGTTTTCTATGTCTAAGATAAGTATCGATTACGGAAGACCTGGAGTAAAAGGACGTAAAATTTTCGGGGAGCTGGTTCCTTACGGACAAGTTTGGAGAGCAGGAGCGAACTCATCAACAAAGATCACATTCGGACAGGCTGTTAATTTTGGTGGAAAAACAGTTCCGGCCGGGACTTATGGTTTATTTATTGTTCCAACAGAAAAAGAATGGAAAGTTATCTTGAATAAAGATTTCCAACAGTGGGGAGCTTACACCTATGACGCAAAACAGGATGTGGTGGATATTACCGTACCCGTAAATAAATTAGCGGATAAACAGGAGTGGTTTGAGATTACATTGAATCCTACAGACGAAAATTCTGGAAATCTGGTTATTAAATGGGATATGGCTCAGGCTGAGGTGGCTTTAAAACCGGCTAAATTAGATGCTGTTATCAAAATTTCCGATAAACTAAAAGAAATCAAAAAAATAGAAACTGACGCAGCTAAAACAAAAAGCTAA
- a CDS encoding HAD family hydrolase produces MSITNIIFDFGGVLMDWNPRYFFKTYFNDDDKMEYFLTHIAQSEWNEEQDRGRSLMEGTDIQVMKFPDWEKELRAYYDNWHVMLKSDIPQNVAVLKKLSKTDYHLYGLTNWSEETFPYALENYDFFQLFGGKIVVSGAEKLIKPDPKIWHLLLERYNIQADESVFIDDNPKNIEMAKTLGFHTIQVFPETNLEKELIDLGLKI; encoded by the coding sequence ATGAGTATCACAAACATTATATTCGATTTTGGAGGCGTTCTTATGGATTGGAATCCGAGGTATTTTTTTAAAACCTATTTCAACGATGACGATAAAATGGAATACTTCCTCACCCATATCGCTCAGTCAGAATGGAATGAAGAGCAAGACCGGGGAAGAAGCCTTATGGAAGGAACTGATATTCAGGTTATGAAATTTCCGGATTGGGAAAAAGAATTAAGAGCCTATTATGACAATTGGCATGTCATGCTAAAAAGTGATATCCCACAAAATGTGGCAGTTCTGAAAAAACTAAGCAAAACAGACTATCACCTTTATGGACTCACGAACTGGTCTGAAGAAACATTTCCTTACGCTTTGGAAAACTATGATTTCTTTCAACTTTTCGGAGGTAAAATAGTCGTTTCAGGAGCCGAGAAACTAATAAAACCGGATCCTAAGATCTGGCATCTATTATTGGAGCGTTACAATATTCAGGCTGATGAATCAGTTTTCATTGATGATAACCCCAAAAATATAGAAATGGCAAAAACCTTGGGCTTCCATACCATTCAGGTTTTTCCCGAAACTAATTTAGAAAAAGAACTGATTGATTTGGGATTGAAAATCTGA
- a CDS encoding agmatine/peptidylarginine deiminase — protein sequence MQQKKITLLLLPIVLFSCTQGESTDNSNTTGPDAIVYKMPEESAPHEGTWLQWPHQYQYGMTYRNRLDATWVAMTKELAQSEKVHIIAYDGVEKERIEGLLNNAGVSLSNINFKLYPTDDVWVRDNGPIYVKDKNGQLFIQDWGFNGWGNKADFNNCNTIPSKIAADNGTPKVNLNAVMINEGGSVEIDGNGVLMACKSSILNTNRNPGMTQQQAEAIFTKNLGITKFIWLEGKAGLDITDMHIDGFARFVNSSTIITMNSNDLAYWQVPDNDIDKLYSATGKNGTTYQFVKIPLTRNDVMTTYGKNVGRASYINYYIANNRVLVPNYNDPNDVVANQIIQQLYPDKTVVGIDCRNLFANGGMVHCVTQQQPR from the coding sequence ATGCAACAAAAGAAAATCACACTTTTATTATTACCTATTGTTTTATTTTCCTGTACTCAGGGAGAGTCTACGGATAATTCAAATACAACCGGCCCCGATGCTATTGTTTACAAGATGCCTGAAGAATCGGCTCCCCACGAGGGAACATGGCTTCAATGGCCACATCAGTATCAATACGGTATGACCTATCGTAACCGACTGGATGCAACCTGGGTCGCTATGACCAAAGAACTTGCTCAAAGTGAAAAGGTTCATATCATTGCGTATGATGGTGTAGAAAAAGAACGTATTGAGGGGCTGCTAAATAACGCCGGAGTTTCATTATCAAACATCAATTTTAAGCTTTATCCAACCGATGATGTTTGGGTAAGAGACAATGGCCCCATCTATGTAAAGGATAAAAACGGACAGTTATTTATTCAGGATTGGGGATTTAATGGCTGGGGTAATAAGGCTGATTTTAACAACTGTAATACAATTCCTTCTAAAATCGCAGCTGACAATGGTACTCCAAAAGTAAATCTTAATGCCGTCATGATCAATGAAGGAGGCAGCGTTGAAATTGATGGAAATGGGGTATTAATGGCATGTAAAAGCTCCATCCTTAATACCAATAGAAATCCTGGAATGACTCAACAACAGGCAGAAGCAATATTTACCAAAAATTTAGGCATAACTAAATTTATCTGGCTGGAAGGAAAAGCAGGCCTCGATATCACAGATATGCACATTGATGGGTTTGCCAGATTTGTCAATTCATCCACAATTATCACCATGAATTCTAACGATCTTGCCTATTGGCAGGTTCCGGATAATGATATTGATAAATTATACAGTGCAACAGGTAAAAATGGTACCACTTATCAATTTGTTAAGATTCCTTTGACAAGAAATGATGTGATGACTACTTATGGGAAAAATGTTGGCCGCGCATCATACATCAATTATTATATTGCAAACAACCGGGTATTGGTTCCCAATTACAATGACCCTAACGACGTAGTTGCAAATCAAATAATCCAACAGCTGTACCCAGATAAAACAGTAGTTGGAATCGATTGCCGTAATCTATTTGCCAATGGTGGAATGGTGCATTGTGTAACACAACAGCAGCCAAGATAG
- the holA gene encoding DNA polymerase III subunit delta gives MKELDLILKNIKNKEVLPIYFFHGDEPYFIDVAIKALEHNFLEEDEKAFNQTVTYGKDTSYQEILSLARQFPMMGDKQVIIVKEAQDLKLNEEENRILEAYVENPVPSTVLVFAHKHKKLDSRKKVTKALDKAKVLFLSESIRDNNLPKWIADECIQLNIKTAPNISHLLAEYLGNDLSRIANELGKLKIILKEGEVLDGTIIENHIGISKEYNVFELQKALGTKNANAAFKIAHFMGKNPKNNPFVMMLASLYNYFSNVIIYQTMAGQPPQVIASQMGINPYFIKDYAETARLYPLKHATRVVSILREFDMKGKGLGAVNMSEGELIKELVYKIINVDKFKMKV, from the coding sequence ATGAAAGAATTAGATTTAATCCTCAAAAATATTAAAAATAAAGAAGTTTTACCGATTTATTTTTTCCACGGAGACGAACCTTATTTTATTGATGTTGCTATAAAGGCGCTTGAACATAACTTTTTGGAAGAAGATGAAAAGGCGTTCAATCAGACAGTGACCTACGGGAAGGATACTTCCTATCAAGAGATTCTTTCTTTAGCAAGACAGTTTCCTATGATGGGAGACAAGCAGGTGATCATTGTAAAAGAGGCTCAGGATTTAAAACTCAATGAAGAAGAAAACAGAATTCTGGAAGCTTATGTAGAAAATCCGGTGCCTTCTACGGTTCTGGTTTTTGCTCATAAACATAAGAAACTCGATAGCAGGAAAAAAGTAACAAAGGCTCTAGATAAAGCCAAAGTGCTTTTCCTCAGTGAATCGATCAGAGATAATAATCTTCCAAAATGGATTGCAGATGAATGTATTCAGTTAAATATCAAAACTGCACCTAATATTTCACACCTTTTAGCCGAATATTTAGGTAATGACCTGTCCAGAATTGCCAACGAACTTGGTAAATTAAAGATCATTCTTAAAGAAGGTGAAGTTCTGGATGGAACAATTATCGAAAACCATATTGGCATTAGTAAGGAATACAATGTATTTGAACTTCAAAAGGCTTTAGGAACAAAGAATGCTAATGCAGCATTTAAAATTGCCCATTTTATGGGAAAAAATCCTAAAAATAATCCTTTTGTAATGATGTTGGCCAGTCTGTATAACTACTTTTCAAATGTAATTATTTATCAGACGATGGCAGGGCAACCCCCACAGGTAATTGCTTCTCAAATGGGAATTAATCCTTATTTTATCAAAGATTATGCTGAAACAGCAAGATTATATCCTTTAAAGCATGCGACAAGGGTTGTTTCTATTTTAAGGGAATTTGATATGAAAGGAAAGGGACTTGGGGCTGTGAATATGAGCGAAGGAGAATTGATCAAGGAATTGGTGTATAAGATTATTAATGTAGATAAGTTTAAGATGAAGGTTTAA
- a CDS encoding DinB family protein: protein MKISSSQLISELKSITQSNIQYIETILQKTDQEELNQRTSENSWSALECIEHLNLYDCFYIPEISKRIHASKTSPKATFSPGILGNYFAKSMLPKEKSNAMKTFKAMNPIHSRLDKNVIKKFIEGQQQLLNLLDKAKDIDLEKTKTSISISKLIKLKLGDTLRFVIYHQVRHIEQVKKVLRNV, encoded by the coding sequence ATGAAAATTTCTTCGTCACAATTAATTTCCGAATTAAAGAGTATTACACAAAGTAATATCCAGTATATAGAAACAATTTTGCAGAAAACTGATCAGGAGGAGCTTAATCAAAGGACCTCTGAAAACTCCTGGAGTGCTCTCGAATGTATTGAACATCTTAATCTTTATGACTGTTTTTATATCCCGGAAATTTCTAAGCGAATCCACGCTTCCAAGACTTCTCCAAAAGCAACTTTTTCACCAGGGATATTAGGAAACTATTTTGCAAAATCAATGCTTCCCAAAGAAAAATCGAATGCCATGAAAACTTTCAAAGCAATGAATCCCATTCATAGCAGACTGGATAAAAATGTTATAAAGAAGTTTATTGAAGGGCAACAGCAACTACTCAACCTATTGGATAAAGCAAAAGATATTGATCTGGAAAAAACGAAGACAAGCATCAGTATTTCCAAGCTGATCAAGCTGAAATTAGGGGATACTTTACGATTTGTAATTTACCATCAAGTGAGGCATATCGAGCAGGTAAAAAAAGTACTCAGAAATGTTTAA
- a CDS encoding bacteriocin-like protein — protein sequence MKNLKKINKQDLKTIKGGINCPGGQICLINGKWQCTAYDGCGGGNQP from the coding sequence ATGAAAAATTTAAAGAAAATCAACAAACAGGATTTGAAAACAATTAAGGGTGGTATCAACTGTCCAGGTGGTCAAATATGCTTAATCAATGGCAAATGGCAGTGCACGGCATATGACGGATGTGGTGGCGGAAATCAGCCATAA
- a CDS encoding dienelactone hydrolase family protein, which yields MIRSILLTTIFMTSGVLFSQNLKSVSYQDGSQKLNGMVTSNAGKKLPGVLILPAWKGIDDEAKTAAAELEKQGYIAFIADIYGEGNIPADSDAAGKASGHYKQNYTEYQKRISLALEQLKKNGATKFAVIGYCFGGTGALEVARANMPVAGVISIHGSIGKDQTRKNGPISTKMLIENPADDKGVTPQDYDNLIKEMNEGSADWQIITYAHSKHTFTDPKSPDYNEVMAKRAWNHTLMFLKEVLK from the coding sequence ATGATACGTTCAATCTTACTAACCACTATTTTCATGACATCAGGAGTATTATTCAGCCAGAATCTTAAATCGGTTTCCTATCAGGACGGCTCACAAAAACTGAATGGAATGGTAACCTCCAATGCCGGAAAAAAACTTCCGGGGGTACTGATATTACCTGCATGGAAAGGAATTGATGACGAAGCTAAAACTGCAGCTGCAGAACTTGAAAAACAAGGGTATATTGCTTTTATAGCAGACATTTATGGAGAAGGAAATATCCCTGCCGACAGCGATGCAGCAGGAAAAGCATCAGGACACTATAAACAAAACTATACAGAATATCAGAAACGTATTTCATTGGCATTAGAACAATTGAAGAAAAATGGCGCCACTAAATTTGCTGTTATCGGATATTGTTTTGGTGGAACCGGAGCTTTAGAAGTAGCAAGAGCCAATATGCCTGTAGCAGGAGTTATTTCTATTCATGGAAGTATTGGTAAGGACCAGACAAGAAAAAACGGCCCTATTTCAACGAAGATGCTAATTGAAAACCCAGCTGATGACAAGGGGGTTACTCCACAGGATTATGATAACCTCATCAAAGAAATGAATGAAGGAAGTGCAGATTGGCAGATTATCACCTATGCACATTCAAAACATACATTCACAGATCCAAAATCTCCGGATTACAATGAAGTAATGGCGAAGAGAGCATGGAATCATACGTTGATGTTTTTGAAGGAGGTTTTGAAGTAA
- a CDS encoding GNAT family N-acetyltransferase: MNFSIQPILEDKEFQLIPLIQGDFESVYEVASDPKVWEQHPNKDRYKREVFESFFQGAMESKGAFKIIDKTSGDVLGSSRYYNFDEKDNYIFIGYTFYGTKCWGKGVNPKIKKLMLDYIFQFVDKVHFHVGKENLRSQIAMERLGGEKIGEEEVAYFAEPTRTNFVYEIKKENWVK, encoded by the coding sequence ATGAATTTTTCGATTCAACCTATTTTAGAAGATAAAGAATTTCAATTAATCCCCTTAATACAAGGGGATTTTGAATCTGTATATGAGGTAGCATCCGATCCCAAAGTTTGGGAGCAGCATCCAAATAAAGACCGTTACAAAAGAGAGGTTTTTGAAAGTTTTTTTCAAGGCGCTATGGAAAGTAAAGGTGCTTTTAAAATCATAGATAAGACTTCAGGAGATGTATTGGGAAGCAGCAGATATTATAATTTTGACGAAAAAGATAACTATATTTTTATAGGTTATACTTTTTATGGAACGAAATGCTGGGGAAAAGGAGTTAATCCAAAAATTAAAAAACTAATGCTGGATTATATCTTTCAGTTTGTGGATAAAGTCCATTTTCATGTAGGCAAAGAAAACCTTCGTTCTCAGATTGCTATGGAGAGATTGGGTGGAGAAAAGATTGGAGAGGAGGAAGTTGCTTATTTTGCTGAACCTACCAGAACCAATTTCGTCTATGAAATTAAAAAAGAAAACTGGGTAAAATGA